The DNA window CGCTTCCCGCAGCGCCCGCTCCCCGTCCTGGTGTTCCCGCGCAGAGCGCTGCGGGAACGGCACCGGGACAGGGGAATGGCACCGGGACAAAGGAACGGCACCGGGACAGGGGAACGGCACCGGGACAGGGGAATGGCACCGGGACAAAGGAACGGCACCGGGACAAGGGAACGGCACCGGGACAAAGGAACGGCACCGGGACAGGGGAACGGCACCGGGACAAGGGAACGGCACCGGGACAAGGGAACGGCACCGGGACAAAGGAACGGCACCGGGACAGGGGAACGGCACCGGGACAGGGGAACGGCACCGGGACAAGGGAACGGCACCGGGACAAAGGAACGGCACCGGGACAGGGGAACGGCACCGGGACAGGGGAACGGCACCGGGACAAGGGAACGGCACCGGGACAGGGGAACGGCACCCGGGCAGCGCCCGGCCCCTCGCGGCTCCGGAGGGACGCGGAGTCCCGGCCCTGCTCCCGGTCGGGCATTCCAGCGTGGATGCTCGGCTTACCTCGGCCAGGGCGTGGATCTGCTCCTCGCGCTCCCGCAGGCGCTGCTCGGCCCGGAGagccttctccttctccagccgCAGCTCCCGCCAggcctcctccagctcctccctgtccctcgccagctgctcctccttgcACCTCAGCTCCCGGCTGCGGAACTTCAGCTCCGCCTGCTCCTGGGACGGGCCCGGCAACACCGAGCGTCACCGGTGCCGTCCCGCACAGTCGCAGCTTCCCAGGGACGGGAGAGCCCCGGTCCTGCCCGGCCGCTCCGGGTTTGGGAtgcggggccgggggaggcGGTGTGGGACCCCCCCGTGCCGGCACCCCGCGGGAGGGAGCCCGGGCAGGGCATCGGGGACCTTGGCCAGGCTCCTCAGGGCCGAGTCCATGCTCAGGGCCCGCTCCTCGTCCCGCTCCGCCCGCTCCTGGCTCAGCCGCTCCCGCGCGTGGAACTCGGCCCAGGCGgccgccagccgccgccgctCCTCGGAGCGATCCCGGAGCTCTGCCcgctgctcctccagccacgCGCCCTGGGGGCCGAGGGACAGCTCCAGGCACCGCTTCCCGGAGGGTCTTCCCTCCTTTGGCCCGGCCCTGCCGCTTCCAGAGGCTGCGTCCAGCCGGGGagctccggccccgccgcttCCAGAGGCTGCGTCCAGCCGGGGAGCTCCGGCCCCGGGTGGGCACCCAGTGGGCTTGACCTGGCCTGTTCCgagccccttccagcccccGGCCCGTTCCTACCCGGCTGGTtccgagcccctttcccagtcCCGTTCCTATCCCAGATGGTtccgagcccctttcccagtcCCGTTCCTGTCCCGGATGGTtccgagcccctttcccagtcCCGTTCCTGTCCCGGATGGTtccgagcccctttcccagtcCCGTTCCTGTCCCGGACGGTtccgagcccctttcccagtcCCGTTCCTGCCCCGGATGGTtccgagcccctttcccagtcCCGTTCCTATCCCAGATGGTtccgagcccctttcccagtcCCGTTCCTATCCCGGATGGTtccgagcccctttcccagtcCCGTTCCTATCCCAGATGGTtccgagcccctttcccagtcCCGTTCCTATCCCGGATGGTtccgagcccctttcccagtcCCGTTCCTATCCCAGATGGTTCCAAGCCCCTTCCAGTTCCCACCCAGCTGGTTCCAAGCTCTTTACAGCTAGCCCCAGCCGGTTCCGAGTCCttttcccagcccagctccccccagccggttccaagccccatcccagtcactcccagagGGCAGTTCCAGCCCGTGGCTCCCACGTGGAAGCTCCAGCCCCAGGCGTGCATTCCATGGGAATCCCTGTTCGGATTCCCGGGAGTACCTGGAGCCGAGTCCCCGCTCACCTTGGCCTCGTCCCTGCTCACCTTGGCCTCGTCCAGCGCCGCTCTCTCCATGGACAGCAGCTGTGCCGTGAGCCGGCGCTGCTCCTCCAGCGCATCCCGCAGCGAATCCGCCTTGGAACGCTCGGCCACGGCCCTGCGGCGCTCCTGGGGCCGGacagggcagctccaggaggggTCTGGGCAGGGAGCCCCTCCTGCCGGGCACGGACACGGGACACAGAGGCAGGGACACCgggcagggacatgggacatgggcacagctccaggaggggTCCGGACAAGGACACggggcagggacacagacaTGGACACAGCTCCAGGACACGGCCACGGCTCTGGGGTAGGGccccacctgctccaggagctgctcccgcTCTCCCAGCCTGGTCTCCAAGTCGGCCACAGCCTCCTGGAGCCGGCTCTGCTCCCGCTCCGCATCccgctgctgctggcacagcctgtcccGGAGCACTGGCGGAGGCAGGAGGATCGCGGGGTGCAGGAGGCGGGATCCACCCTCATCCACACGGAAATCCCGCACCGAGATCCCCCCGCGTTCGTGCTCCGCAGTCCCAggacagggagaagggagatCCCGCCGAGGGATCTGCCCGTGGAAGGCAGGACTTGGCTCCCGGCCTCTGCCTCAGCGGGGgcagcttttccctgttttctgggGCCGGTGGGAGTCCTGGACAGAGCTGAGCCCCGGTCCGAGCACCGCTGGACACTCGGACCCAGCGGAGCCTCCACTCAGGAAACCCCGCAGGAGAGATGGAACAGGGACCTACAGGGCTCCTTCTGGACAGCACGAGGGCTGGGTTTGTCCCAGGACCGTTTGGATTCCATGGGATCAGCTCCGATGCCGttgggatggagcagagggTCCCACTGGAATGATGCACCTGAAGGGAATTTACCTGCGAGCTCCTCGTCCTGCTCCTGGGATCTGGGGTGATCCTGGGATCTGGGGCGATCCTGCGCCGTGTCCTGGCTCCAGGATGGGATCTGAGCCATCggctgctccttctcctgccgtgacctctcctgctgctcctccacctttccctggctcctgcccaGGATGGATCGGGAAGAACCTCGGCACgcccagcccagggaggtgaGCAGCGAGCTGGGAGCACAGGTGAGACCCCGTTACCTGTGGGAGCTCTCCAGGAgatccaggtgctgctgctgcctctggagaCCCTCCAGGAGCAGTCCCTGCTGCGCCCGCTCCAGCTCCAGCGCCCGGACCTGCCGCGAGCGGGACGAGCTCCAGGTGCCACCCTGGGAACGGAGCTGCTCCGGCTTCCCCATCCCCCGGAGCCCTTCGGAGCGGGGGACGCGGCCCCTTCTCCTGCCCCGGGGTGCCACGGGTGACCCTGGTGACCCCCACAGGTGACCCCTCAGTCCTCACCTggttttccagctcctccacccGGGCCTGGAGGCTGCGCAGGGCGATCCCACAGCCGGGATGCTCCTGGCATGGATGGGACTGGAGACCTTGGGAATCCTGgcggggatgggatgggagagcCCCCGGATCCTCCTGGCGGGGATGGGATCGGAGAGGCCCCGGATTCTCCTGGCGGGGCTGGGATCGGAGAGCCCCCGGATCCTCCTGGCGGGGCTGGGATCGGAGAGACCCCGGATCCTCCTGgcggggatgggatgggagagcCCCCAGATCCTCCTGGCGGGGATGGGATCGGAGAGCCCCCGGATCCTCCTGGCGGGGATGGGATCGGAGAGACCCCGGATCCTCCTGGCGGGGATGGGATCGGAGAGCCCCCGGATCCTCCTGgcggggatgggatgggagagcCCCCGGATCCTCCTGGCGGGGATGGGATCGGAGAGACCCCGGATCCTCCTGGCGGGGATGGGATCGGAGAGGCCCCGGATCCTCTGGGCAGAGCCAGGATGGGAGAGCTCGGGGATTCTCCtggcggggctgggctggaggagtCTCCGGATGCtcctggcagggatgggatgggagagcTCCTGGatgctcctggcagggctgggctgggagagccccCGGCCCCACCtgtggggacaccgggatgCTCCTGGCACCTCCCGGGATGCTGCCCCCTCCCCCGGGAATGCTGATCCATGCCCAGCCCCCATTCCGGGGGGGATTCCCAGGgacccctccctgctcctgccccggCACTCACCTGGGCGGGCGCGGCAGGACCCGGCACCTCCCGCTCTGCCGGGGATGGAAAACGGCACCGATCGGTCACCTGGACTCGGCAGCAGGAACGGAATCATCCCGAACCAGCCCAGCCCAtggatcccagcccagcccatggatcccagcccagctcatggatcccagcccagcccatggatcccagcccagcccatggatcccagcccagctcatgGATCCCAGCTCATGGATCCCATCCCGTggatcccagcccatcccatggatcccagcccagcccatggATCCCAGCCCATGGATCCCAGATCAgcccatggatcccatcccatcccatcccatcccatcccatggatcccatcccatcccatcccagcccatggatcccatcccatcccatcccattccatcccatcccaccccatggatctcttcccatggatcccatcccatggatctcaacccatggatcccatcccaccccatggaTCCGATCCCATGgatgccatcccatcccatcccatcccctggatcCCGCTCCATGgatcccaacccatcccattgatcccaccccatggatcccatcccatggatcccatctCATGGATACCagcccatcccatggatcccatcccatggatcccatcccatggatcccatcccatcccatggatcccatcccaccccatggatcccatcccatggatcccatcccatggatcccatcccatcccatggatcccatcccatcccatgggtcccagcccatcccatgggtcccagcccatcccatcccatcccatcccagctcagcccatggatcccagcccatcccatcctatcccatcccatcccagcccagcccatcccatggatcccagcccagcccagcccatcccatgGGTCCCAGCCTATCCCATGGATCCgatcccagcccatcccatggatcccatcccatcccatgggtcccagcccatcccatggatcccatcccaccccatggatcccaccccatggatccgatcccatcccaccccatggatccgatcccagcccatcccacgGATCCCATCCCACGGGTCCCAGCCCACCCCAAGGGCAGCGTCccctgggcacagggctgggccCATCCCGcttttcctgcccctctgggggGATTCCCAGGACACCTGGGCTGGCCCCAGGGATGGGTGAccccgctctgcccgggggccgagcaccagcagcagccaggtccCCACCAGGACCATCCCGCGGGCACAGGGACCCAGCTCCAGAGGGCCCAGGGTGCCCCTCCCCAGGACAGGGCACCTCAGAGCACGCTGGGGGGGACAGAGGCCTCACCCTGCCCGCGGGGCCGTGTCCCGACGGGGAGCTCCAGCCTGGATGGGGAAACGAATCCCACAGGGAGAGTGAGGGGAGACAGCACCCTCCCCCAAGgcacccctgtgccccctgtgccccctgtgccacccGTTTCACGTCACCCATGCTGTGCCACCCGTCCCACCCTGCCCCACGCCGTGTGATCCCACCTTTGGCACCtggagggaacagggacaccccaaacctCCATCccgggggtccctcccccccGCTGTGGTCACCTGGGCCACGGGTGTCACCTGAGCCAGGGGAGCCCCTCCCGGGAACTGGGAGGGCTGAGGGGGAAGCGGGAGGTGGGAAGAGCTCGGCTGGGGGAATTCCCGGCCTGGGACATCCCCCGGGCACACCCCGGGCTCCGGACCCGCTCCCCAGTGCCAGGAGGGAGCTCCCGGGAGGAGCCTTCACCTGCCGggcccggggggctccgggaTCCTCGGGgggaggggattctgctccGGAGCCTTGGCCTGGGATCGCCTCCGTGCCAGGGCAGCGCTGAGCCAGCTCCCGTCCCGCTCCCCTGCGGGATCAGCCCCCGATCCCGAGCAATCCTCCTGCTTCGATCCCAGTCCCGGGAAATCCTCGTCCTTGGATCCCAATCCTGGGAAATCCTTGTCCTTCCGTCCCAGTCCCGGGAAATCCTCGTCCTTGGATCCCAATCCTGGGAAATCCTTGTCCTTCCGTCCCAATCCCGGGAAATCCTTGTTCTTCTGCCCCAGTCCCGGGAAATCCTCGTCCTTGGATCCCAGTCCTGGGAAATCCTTGTCCTTCCGTCCCAGTCCCGGGAAATCCTCGTCCTTGGATCCCAGTCCCGGGAAATCCTCGTTCTTCTGCCCCAATCCTGGGAAATCCTTGTCCTTCTGCCTCAATCCCGGGAAATCCTCGTCCTTGGATCCCAATCCTGGGAAATCCTCGTTCTTCTGCCCCAATCCTGGGAAATCCTTGTCCTTCTGCCTCAATCCCGGGAAATCCTTGTCCTTCAATCCCAGTCCTGGGAAATCCTCGTTCTTCCGTCCCAGCCCCAGGAAATCCTCATCCTTGGATCCCAATCCCGGGAAATCCTCGTCcttcagccccagccaggcagccCCGGAGGAGCGTCGGGAGCTGCTCCCAACTGGAAAGCTGCGGGGAGAGAGGgacactgggaacactgggaacactgggaacaCTGGATGGGAGGGGCCATTGAGGACACCAGGGGAACATCGGGGAGCGGCCAagggaccctggggacaccggggacattggggacaccgGCTGTGGGGGATCCCAGGGACAGCGGGAACACGGGGGGACCCCCGATGTGAGGGGACCTTCGGGACAccggcagggaggggacactggggaccaGCCAGggcacactggggacactggggacactggggaccagccaggggacactggggacacggCTGGGTGGGGACTCCCCCCCGCCACCCCGGGTACCTCGGTCCCCGTCTCCGCCCGGCCCCGGAGGCCACCGAGGGCTCGTAGGATCCGAAGGGAAAATCCGGCTCATCCCGGCCCCCGTCCGGCCCTGCTGGAACAGCGGCCTCGAGTCACAATTCCCGATGGGATGGGGCCCTGGAGAacacctgtgccaccctccccTGCAATTCCTGACGGGATTTACTCTCTGGAGAacacctgtgccaccctccccTGGAAATCCCGACAGGATTCACCCTCTGGAGAacacctgtgccaccctccccTGCAATTCCTGACAGGATTCACCCTCTGGAGAacacctgtgccaccctccccTGCAATTCCCGACAGGATTCACCCTCTGGAGAacacctgtgccaccctccccTGGAAATCCCGACAGGATTTACCCTCTGGAGAacacctgtgccaccctccccTGCAATTCCCGACAGGATTCACCCTCTGGAGAacacctgtgccaccctccccTGCAATTCCTGACAGGATTCACCCTCTGGAGAacacctgtgccaccctccccTGCAATTCCCGACAGGATTCACCCTCTGGAGAacacctgtgccaccctccccTGGAAATCCCGACAGGATTTACCCTCTGGAGAacacctgtgccaccctccccTGCAATTCCCGACAGGATTCACCCTCTGGAGAacacctgtgccaccctccccTGCAATTCCTGACAGGATTCACCCTCTGGAGAacacctgtgccaccctccccTGCAATTCCTGACAGGATTCACCCTCTGGAGAacacctgtgccaccctccccTGGAAATCCCGACAGGATTTACCCTCTGGAGAacacctgtgccaccctccccTGCAATTCCCAACGGGATTCACCTTCTGGAGAacacctgtgccaccctccccTGGAAATCCCGACGGCATTCACCCTCTGGAGAacacctgtgccaccctccccTGCAATTCCCGACAGGATTTACCCTCTGGAGAacacctgtgccaccctccccTGCAATTCCCGACAGGATTCACCCTCTGGAGAacacctgtgccaccctccccTGCAATTCCCGACAGGATTCATCCTCTGGAGAacacctgtgccaccctccccTGGAAATCCCGACGGGATTCACCCTCTGGAGAACACCTGCCCCGTTCCTTTGGCAGCTCCCACTGGGATTCACCCTCTGGGAAACGCTTTCCATGGCACCCCCACCCCCGGCTGTGCTCACCCGGCTGCTCCCGCTCCTTGGGATCCGCCTGCAATTCCGCCCTTCCCGCCTGCTCCAGGATTTTTCCCGCGGAgcctcctcccagcagctcctggatccCGGTGCGGCCCTTCCGGAGCCCCTGCCTGGGGATGCCCGGCACAGGtgggggtggcaccgggacccccccgtccccgtccccgtcccggTGTCCCCTCACCCTCCCGGCGCCCTCTGCGCGTTCCCGGCTCCGTCGGCGCCGCTCCCGAGCCCCAGGGACTCCACCAGGTCATCGACGTCGTCCCCAAAGGTGACGTGGGGACGtcgcggggccggggctggggggggaaGGTCACCGGTGGCATCTGGGACGtgccccggtgtccccagccagctctgggaaTCCCCCCGGgtcccccccgtgcccccctcACCGCTGCCGCTGCTCCGTCCCGGATCGTTCCCGGAGCtgctccccggccccgccggctccTCCTCCGGGAACGGCTTCTCCAGGGGGTCCCCGGGGCCTGGGAATTCCCCGGAGGGACGGGAGAAGGGAGGGACAATCAGAGATCCCAGTGGGACCGAGGGGGTTTCATGGAGAGGctctgggaacagggaatggggtCTGATCCCGTGGGAATGGGGTCTgaggggaacagggaatgggctCTGATCCCACGGGAATGGGGTCTgaggggaacagggaatgggctCTGATCCCACGGGAATGGGGTCTgaggggaacagggaatggggtCTGATCCCGTGGGAATGGGGTCTgaggggaacagggaatgggctCTGATCCCACGGGAATGGGGTCTgaggggaacagggaatggggtCTGATCTCGTGGGAATGGGGTCTgaggggaacagggaatggggtCAGATCCTGTGGGAATGGGGTCTgaagggaacagggaatggggtCGGGTCCCATGGGAATGGGGTCTgaagggaacagggaatggggtCGGGTCCCATGGGAATGGGCTCTgaggggaacagggaatggggtCTGATCCCGTGGGAATGGGTCTgaggggaacagggaatggggtctggtcccatgggaatggggtctgaggggaacagggaatggggtCTGATCCCGTGGGAATCGGGTCTgaggggaacagggaatggggtCTGATCCCACGGGAATGGGGTCTgaggggaacagggaatggggtCTGATCCCATGGGAATCGGGTCTgaggggaacagggaatggggtCTGATCCCACGGGAATGGCTGTGAAaggaacagggaatggggtCTGGTCCCACGGGAATGGCTCTgaggggaacagggaatggggtCTGATCCCATGGGAATGTCCCCAcggaaaagcaaagcagaattcCCGGTACCTTTTTTGGGATCCAGCACCTTCCCAGCGCCTTTCCCCGGCCTGGACCCGGCTCTGGCCATTCCCAGGAGTTCTGCATCCAGCTCATCCAGCTCATCCAGCTCATCCAgctcctggggagggggcagctcctgccctcacCTGCACCTCATGTGGGATTCCCAAAAACCTTGGGAATTCTGCCCCGGCTCACCTCTGCCGCTTCCGCATCCTCCTCGGGGAACTTCCCGCTCTCCGTGGGGAATTTGCCTCTGGAACGCTGAGCCGGGGTCCCCCTGAGGCACAGCCCCGGTCGGGGGCgtggggaggggtcccggggatggcagcaggtgggaagggccgggggcacagggaggggctCAGCTGGGGCTCACCTGCGGGAAGGGCTCCCGGGAGCCCCGGGGAGCTGGAGCCGGGGGCTCCtctggaagggagggagggaccgGGATGGACTCGGCTCCAGGAGGGAATGGGGGGATCCCTCCCGGTGATCCCAGGGCAGGGGATTCCCAGGGGATTCCCAAGGGATCCCCTCCAGGTgatcccaggagcagggcattCCCAGGGGATCCCCTCCAGGTgatcccaggagcagggcattCCCAGGGGATCCCCTCCAGGTGATCCCAGGGCAGGGGCATTCCCAGGGGATTCCTTCCAGGTGATCCCAGGGCAGGGGATTCCCTCCAGGtgatcccagggctggggtaTTCCCAGGGGATTCCCAAGGGATCCCCTCCAGGTGATCCCAGGGCAGGGCATTCCCAGGGGATTCCCTCCAGGTGATCCCAGGGCATTCCCAGGGCATTCCTAGGGGATTCCCAGGCCATTCCCAGGTGATCCCAGGGCATTCCTAGGGGATTCCCTCCAGGTGACCCCAGGGCATTCCCAGGCCATTCCCAGGCCATTCCCAGGCGATTCCCTTCAGGTGACCCTAGGGCATTCCCAGGTCATTCCCAGGGGAGCCAAGCGCTCCCACTTTACCATCGAATCCCAGGAGGTCCCCGAGCACGGCGCTGATGGGATCTGGAACAGGACACGGCCCAGGCGATCCCGGGCGATCCCGGTGGGTTCCGCGCCCCCGGCAGGGGGGAAACGCTCCCGCTCTCAGCCTGGAGCATTCCCTGCCCCTGGGTCCCCCctccccgctccatcccggccTTCCCAGGGATCCAACCCCGCTGGAGATGGGATGAGGGCAGGTGAGGGCACTCACCTGAGAGCCGCCTCCGGGCCTTGGCAGCCTGCGGGCAAACACAAATCCCCTCGGGAGCAATCGAAGCCCCGGGACACCCCCCACACGAAAGCCGCGTTTCCGTGGAGCGCCCGCCTGGATCCCGCCTGGATCCCGGCCCCTCACACTCACCATGGCGCGTCCAAGATTCCCAGGTGATTCCAAGCTCCACCTGCCCGGTGCCGGCTCCGGGAGCCCCGGGCTCAGCCCCGCACCGACCGCGCACCtgaggggggagaggaaggcGCTGCTTGGGGTCCCGGGACTCCCCcggctcgggggtcccggggttCCCCCCACGTTTCTCACCCAGCGCCGCACTCGGCATGGGCGCCGCCATATTGCGCGCCAACCTAAAGGAAGGCCCCCGCTGCCATAGCAACGAGGCTGCCCCGCTGCGCGCCTGGTTGGAGGGCCACCGTTACCATAGCGACAGGGCTGCCCGCGCGCCTCCCTCAGGGAAGGCCCCTGCTGCCATGGCGACGCGGCTGCCCCGCTCAGCGCCTGGTCTGAGCCGTCCCCGCGATCTTCTGTCGCGATACTCCCCCTTATCGCCGGCGGTTTCCACATGTCGTGGGCTTTATCCATGTAAAGAGCTCTGGGTTGCCATCCGGGATCCTGCAGGATCCAGGCTCAGTTACCCTCGTACGATCGTCGGACGTAACATCCCGATGTATCGCCATACAGTCCTGACATCCCGACATCCCATCCCGGTATATCGCCATACAGTCCGATATCCCGATATCCCATCCCACTATATCGCCACAGAATCCTGATATCCTGATATCCCATCCCTCTATATCACCATACAGTCCCAATATCCTGATATCCCGATATCGCGATATCCCATCCTGCTATATTGCCATATAGTCCCAATACCCCAATATCCCATCCCACTGTATCGCCACAGAATCCCGATATCCCGCTATATCGCCACACAGGCCCGATATCCTGCCACCCCGATATCCCATCCCGCTATATCGCCACACAGTCCCAATATCCCGCCATCCTGGTATCCCAATATCCTGATATCGTGATATCCCGCCATCCCGATATCCCGCCATCCTGATATCCCGATATCTTGCCACACAGTCCCGATATCCCGCCACCCCGATATCCTGATATCACGATATCCTGCCATCCCACCACACAGCCCCACCATCCCGATAGCCCGCCATCCCGATATCGCGATATCCCACTATATCGCCACACAGTCCCGATATCCCGCCATCCTGGTATCCCAATATCCTGATATCGCGATATCCCGCTATCGCGACATCCCGTCATCCCTCCCCACTCCCGGCCTCCCCCGGCACGAGCAGCTCCCGTTGtgtccctgccccgctcccgccgggcTCCCGCTGCCTCCCGCCCCGCTGCCGGTGGGGTCCTGGTGGGGTCCCGGCCGCCTCCCCGCTCCCTCTCCGGCTCCCGGTTCCCTCCCGGTTCCCTCCCGGTTCCCTCCCGGGCTCCCGGAACGCTCAGGGCAGGAGCACGCCCGGCTCGCGGCTTCCCCAGCGCCGCTCCCGGGGTCCCGCAGCCCCAACGAACGCCCGGAGACCCCAAAAACGCCTTT is part of the Corvus moneduloides isolate bCorMon1 chromosome 32, bCorMon1.pri, whole genome shotgun sequence genome and encodes:
- the LOC116436997 gene encoding fas-binding factor 1 homolog isoform X14; its protein translation is MDKAHDMWKPPAIRGSIATEDRGDGSDQALSGAAASPWQQGPSLREARGQPCRYGNGGPPTRRAAGQPRCYGSGGLPLGWRAIWRRPCRVRRWVRNVGGTPGPPSRGSPGTPSSAFLSPLRCAVGAGLSPGLPEPAPGRWSLESPGNLGRAMIPSAPCSGTSWDSMRSPRLQLPGAPGSPSRRGTPAQRSRGKFPTESGKFPEEDAEAAEELPPPQELDELDELDELDAELLGMARAGSRPGKGAGKVLDPKKGPGDPLEKPFPEEEPAGPGSSSGNDPGRSSGSAPAPRRPHVTFGDDVDDLVESLGLGSGADGAGNAQRAPGGQGLRKGRTGIQELLGGGSAGKILEQAGRAELQADPKEREQPAGPDGGRDEPDFPFGSYEPSVASGAGRRRGPSFPVGSSSRRSSGAAWLGLKDEDFPGLGSKDEDFLGLGRKNEDFPGLGLKDKDFPGLRQKDKDFPGLGQKNEDFPGLGSKDEDFPGLRQKDKDFPGLGQKNEDFPGLGSKDEDFPGLGRKDKDFPGLGSKDEDFPGLGQKNKDFPGLGRKDKDFPGLGSKDEDFPGLGRKDKDFPGLGSKDEDFPGLGSKQEDCSGSGADPAGERDGSWLSAALARRRSQAKAPEQNPLPPRIPEPPGPGRLELPVGTRPRGQEREVPGPAAPAQEHPETPPAQPRQENPRALPSWLCPEDPGPLRSHPRQEDPGSLRSHPRQEDPGALPSHPRQEDPGALRSHPRQEDPGSLRSHPRQEDPGALRSHPRQEDLGALPSHPRQEDPGSLRSQPRQEDPGALRSQPRQDSQGLQSHPCQEHPGCGIALRSLQARVEELENQVRALELERAQQGLLLEGLQRQQQHLDLLESSHRSQGKVEEQQERSRQEKEQPMAQIPSWSQDTAQDRPRSQDHPRSQEQDEELAVLRDRLCQQQRDAEREQSRLQEAVADLETRLGEREQLLEQERRRAVAERSKADSLRDALEEQRRLTAQLLSMERAALDEAKGAWLEEQRAELRDRSEERRRLAAAWAEFHARERLSQERAERDEERALSMDSALRSLAKEQAELKFRSRELRCKEEQLARDREELEEAWRELRLEKEKALRAEQRLREREEQIHALAEVSRASTLECPTGSRAGTPRPSGAARGRALPGCRSPVPVPFPCPGAVPLSRCRSPVPVPFLCPGAVPLSRCRSPVPVPFPCPGAVPLSRCRSLVPVPFPCPGAVPLSRCRSFVPVPFPCPGAVPLSRCHSPVPVPFPCPGAVPLSRCHSPVPVPFPQRSAREHQDGERALREARSVRAEQRDRLQALQEQLEELRQQEQRLHQDRLSLARQREQLQQLRDELAPGGAGTLPATVPANGLGSALAAPVAPGAEGLLARFLPPVGMFLGDSGDPLASAALYGHLLLLKHRAQMDHDFLENERIFLESLKKRP
- the LOC116436997 gene encoding fas-binding factor 1 homolog isoform X16; translated protein: MDKAHDMWKPPAIRGSIATEDRGDGSDQALSGAAASPWQQGPSLREARGQPCRYGNGGPPTRRAAGQPRCYGSGGLPLGWRAIWRRPCRVRRWVRNVGGTPGPPSRGSPGTPSSAFLSPLRCAVGAGLSPGLPEPAPGRWSLESPGNLGRAMIPSAPCSGTSWDSMRSPRLQLPGAPGSPSRSVPEANSPRRAGSSPRRMRKRQRSCPLPRSWMSWMSWMSWMQNSWEWPEPGPGRGKALGRCWIPKKGPGDPLEKPFPEEEPAGPGSSSGNDPGRSSGSAPAPRRPHVTFGDDVDDLVESLGLGSGADGAGNAQRAPGGQGLRKGRTGIQELLGGGSAGKILEQAGRAELQADPKEREQPAGPDGGRDEPDFPFGSYEPSVASGAGRRRGPSFPVGSSSRRSSGAAWLGLKDEDFPGLGSKDEDFLGLGRKNEDFPGLGLKDKDFPGLRQKDKDFPGLGQKNEDFPGLGSKDEDFPGLRQKDKDFPGLGQKNEDFPGLGSKDEDFPGLGRKDKDFPGLGSKDEDFPGLGQKNKDFPGLGRKDKDFPGLGSKDEDFPGLGRKDKDFPGLGSKDEDFPGLGSKQEDCSGSGADPAGERDGSWLSAALARRRSQAKAPEQNPLPPRIPEPPGPGRLELPVGTRPRGQEREVPGPAAPAQEHPETPPAQPRQENPRALPSWLCPEDPGPLRSHPRQEDPGSLRSHPRQEDPGALPSHPRQEDPGALRSHPRQEDPGSLRSHPRQEDPGALRSHPRQEDLGALPSHPRQEDPGSLRSQPRQEDPGALRSQPRQDSQGLQSHPCQEHPGCGIALRSLQARVEELENQVRALELERAQQGLLLEGLQRQQQHLDLLESSHRSQGKVEEQQERSRQEKEQPMAQIPSWSQDTAQDRPRSQDHPRSQEQDEELAVLRDRLCQQQRDAEREQSRLQEAVADLETRLGEREQLLEQERRRAVAERSKADSLRDALEEQRRLTAQLLSMERAALDEAKGAWLEEQRAELRDRSEERRRLAAAWAEFHARERLSQERAERDEERALSMDSALRSLAKEQAELKFRSRELRCKEEQLARDREELEEAWRELRLEKEKALRAEQRLREREEQIHALAEVSRASTLECPTGSRAGTPRPSGAARGRALPGCRSPVPVPFPCPGAVPLSRCRSPVPVPFLCPGAVPLSRCRSPVPVPFPCPGAVPLSRCRSLVPVPFPCPGAVPLSRCRSFVPVPFPCPGAVPLSRCHSPVPVPFPCPGAVPLSRCHSPVPVPFPQRSAREHQDGERALREARSVRAEQRDRLQALQEQLEELRQQEQRLHQDRLSLARQREQLQQLRDELAPGGAGTLPATVPANGLGSALAAPVAPGAEGLLARFLPPVGMFLGDSGDPLASAALYGHLLLLKHRAQMDHDFLENERIFLESLKKRP